Proteins co-encoded in one Dasypus novemcinctus isolate mDasNov1 chromosome 18, mDasNov1.1.hap2, whole genome shotgun sequence genomic window:
- the KPTN gene encoding KICSTOR complex protein kaptin, protein MELFCLDSTTNCCLLALWSWASYLTSLCPSSFVEQLLWKYLPLTLLVWNKPMDVKHLEQKSPWHKQSVLFYDYYPTFHAVYSKAPRGRHPPFLATILEPQCVWLQERKRSAQARWGKASREAGAAELAAIFVKGRGGGFSTSLVCAKGGHWAVRVTSGSAGGVELAAGESCGEGEWLRGVMGEAAVAAGPCPLREDSFTRFSSQSNVYGLAGGAGGRGELLAATLKGKVLGFRYQDLRQKIRPVAKELQFNYIPVDAEIVSIDTFNKSPPKRGLVVGITFIKDSGDKGSPFLNIYCDYEPGSEYNLDSIAQSCLNLELQFTPFQLCHAEVQVGDQLETVFLLSGNNPAIHLYKENEGLHQFEEQPVENLFPELTHLTSSVLWLHVHNLPGTSRRLSALGCQSGYVRVAHVDQRSREVLQTWTVLQDAPISRVTVFNLAAPEESTERPQQEEYSVLVASMLEPAVVYRDLLRRGLEDQLLLPGSDQFDSVLCGLVTDVDLDGRPEVLVATYGQELLCYKYCAAGQGFRLLWRRSFSSPLLAMADVDLTGDGLRELAVVSLKGMHILQHSLVQASELALTRLRRQVEQRRRRPPGLGARAGPGAAENPAS, encoded by the exons ATGGAGCTGTTTTGTTTGGATTCCACAACTAACTGCTGCTTACTAGCTCTgtggtcttgggcaagttacttaacctctctgtgtcccAGTTCCTTTGTAGAACAGCTATTATGGAAGTACCTACCTCTCACCCTGTTAGTTTGGAATAAGCCGatggatgtaaagcacttagaacagaaAAGTCCTTGGCACAAACAGTCTGTATTGTTTTATGATTATTATCCTACATTCCACGCTGTCTACAGCAAGGCGCCCCGGGGTCGCCACCCACCATTTTTGGCTACAATCTTGGAGCCTCAGTGCGTTTGGCTACAGGAACGGAAGAGGAGCGCGCAGGCGCGGTGGGGCAAAGCTTCGAGGGAGGCCGGAGCAGCGGAGCTAGCCGCCATCTTTGTAAAGGGCAGAGGCGGGGGCTTCTCTACGTCATTAGTCTGCGCGAAGGGCGGGCACTGGGCGGTCCGGGTGACTTCAGGATCTGCGGGTGGGGTAGAGCTAGCCGCTGGTGAGAGCTGCGGAGAGGGTGAGTGGCTAAGGGGAGTGATGGGGGAGGCGGCCGTGGCCGCGGGGCCTTGCCCTCTGCGCGAGGACAGCTTCACGCGCTTCTCGTCGCAGAGCAATGTGTACGGGCTGGCAGGCGGTGCTGGCGGGCGCGGGGAGCTTCTGGCCGCCACCCTTAAAGGCAAGGTGCTCGGCTTCCGCTACCAAGACCTCCGACAGAAAATCCGGCCCGTGGCCAAGGAGCTGCAGTTCAACTACATCCCCG TGGACGCTGAGATTGTCTCCATCGATACCTTCAACAAGTCGCCCCCAAAGCGGGGCCTGGTCGTGGGGATCACGTTCATCAAG GATTCCGGGGACAAGGGCAGCCCCTTCCTAAACATTTACTGCGACTACGAGCCGGGCTCCGAGTACAACCTGGACTCGATTGCGC AGAGCTGCCTGAACCTGGAGCTCCAGTTCACTCCTTTCCAGCTGTGCCACGCGGA GGTCCAGGTGGGGGATCAGCTGGAGACGGTGTTTCTCCTGAGTGGGAACAACCCAGCGATTCATCTCTACAAGGAG AATGAGGGTCTGCACCAGTTTGAGGAACAGCCCGTGGAAAACCTCTTCCCAGAGCTCACGCACCTGACCAGTAG CGTCCTCTGGCTCCACGTCCACAACCTCCCCGGGACGTCGCGGCGCCTGTCGGCCCTCGGCTGTCAGAGCGGCTATGTCCGCGTGGCCCACGTGGACCAGCGGAGTCGAG agGTTTTGCAGACGTGGACGGTTCTGCAGGATGCCCCCATCTCCCGAGTAACCGTGTTCAACCTGGCGGCCCCCGAGG AGAGCACGGAGAGGCCCCAGCAGGAAGAGTACAGCGTGCTCGTGGCCAGCATGCTGGAGCCCGCGGTGGTGTACCG GGACCTGCTGAGGCGGGGCCTCGAGGACCAGCTGCTCCTGCCCGGCAGTGACCAGTTCGACAGCGTCCTCTGTGGCCTGGTCACCGACGTGGATCTGGACGGGCGACCGGAAGTCCTGGTGGCCACCTACGGgcag GAGCTGCTCTGTTACAAGTACTGCGCGGCCGGGCAGGGCTTCCGCCTGCTGTGGCGACGGAGCTTCTCGAGCCCCCTGCTGGCCATGGCGGACGTGGACCTGACCGGGGACGGGCTGCGGGAGCTCGCCGTGGTCTCCCTCAAGGGCATGCACATTCTGCAG CACAGCCTGGTCCAAGCCTCGGAGCTGGCCCTGACCCGGCTTCGGCGTCAAGTGGAACAGAGGAGACGGCGGCCAccagggctgggggccagggcggGCCCGGGTGCTGCTGAGAACCCAGCCTCCTGA